The Dermacentor albipictus isolate Rhodes 1998 colony chromosome 2, USDA_Dalb.pri_finalv2, whole genome shotgun sequence genome has a segment encoding these proteins:
- the LOC135897928 gene encoding histone H1B-like: MAEETSTAAAAPAASSAPQSPKKKAARGAGKPRTTASHPKVSAMVNASIGELKERGGSSLQAIKKHMAATYKVDVEKLSPFIRKYLKSAVTSGALVQTKGKGASGSFKLAAGAAAGEKKKAKAAGVVKKAAKKPAKKTPKKSPKKAPKKVAVKKAKPAKKPKAEKKASLPKKPAAKKAATPKKAAKK, from the coding sequence ATGGCTGAGGAGACGAGCACAGCCGCAGCAGCGCCGGCCGCGTCGTCGGCACCCCAGAGCCCCAAGAAGAAGGCGGCGCGCGGAGCCGGCAAGCCCCGCACCACGGCCAGCCACCCCAAGGTGTCGGCCATGGTGAACGCGTCCATCGGCGAGCTGAAGGAGCGCGGAGGGTCGTCTCTGCAGGCCATCAAGAAGCACATGGCAGCCACCTACAAGGTGGACGTGGAGAAGCTGTCGCCGTTTATCCGCAAGTACCTCAAGTCGGCCGTCACCTCGGGCGCGCTGGTCCAGACCAAGGGCAAGGGCGCCAGCGGTTCGTTCAAGCTGGCTGCGGGCGCCGCTGCGGGCGAGAAGAAAAAGGCCAAGGCTGCAGGAGTCGTCAAGAAAGCCGCCAAGAAGCCCGCCAAGAAGACTCCCAAGAAGTCTCCCAAAAAGGCTCCCAAGAAGGTGGCGGTCAAGAAGGCCAAGCCAGCAAAGAAGCCCAAGGCCGAGAAGAAGGCGTCGCTGCCCAAGAAGCCGGCGGCCAAGAAGGCGGCCACCCCAAAGAAGGCAGCCAAGAAGTAA
- the LOC135897872 gene encoding histone H1B-like — protein sequence MAEETSTAAAAPAASSAPQSPKKKAARGAGKPRTTASHPKVSAMVNASIGELKERGGSSLQAIKKHMAATYKVDVEKLSPFIRKYLKSAVTSGALVQTKGKGASGSFKLAAGAAAGEKKKAKAAGVVKKAAKKPAKKTPKKSPKKAPKKVAVKKAKPAKKPKAEKKASLPKKPKKPAAKKAATPKKAAKK from the coding sequence ATGGCTGAGGAGACGAGCACAGCCGCAGCAGCGCCGGCCGCGTCGTCGGCACCCCAGAGCCCCAAGAAGAAGGCGGCGCGCGGAGCCGGCAAGCCCCGCACCACGGCCAGCCACCCCAAGGTGTCGGCCATGGTGAACGCGTCCATCGGCGAGCTGAAGGAGCGCGGAGGGTCGTCTCTGCAGGCCATCAAGAAGCACATGGCGGCCACCTACAAGGTGGACGTGGAGAAGCTGTCGCCGTTTATCCGCAAGTACCTCAAGTCGGCCGTCACCTCGGGTGCGCTGGTCCAGACCAAGGGCAAGGGCGCCAGCGGTTCGTTCAAGCTGGCTGCGGGCGCCGCTGCGGGCGAGAAGAAAAAGGCCAAGGCTGCAGGAGTCGTCAAGAAAGCCGCCAAGAAGCCGGCCAAGAAGACTCCCAAGAAGTCTCCCAAAAAGGCTCCCAAGAAGGTGGCGGTCAAGAAGGCCAAGCCAGCAAAGAAGCCCAAGGCCGAGAAGAAGGCGTCGCTGCCCAAGAAACCCAAGAAGCCGGCGGCCAAGAAGGCGGCCACCCCAAAGAAGGCAGCCAAGAAGTAA
- the LOC139055667 gene encoding uncharacterized protein: MAVRAQGVPRPRILQWNCNSLRCRHSELVEHLPLCDYDVLAFQETYVRAEEVSLPGYVGYSSASECAFAHCTSAPCHDSAHPQTRPRVALYIRATLPHVLIDTSHLCSAVVECVAATVRVCGADTSVASVYMRPGGGRSGRPQNDFTYLTRLIPSLSADCVVCGDFNAHHRSWGGGHSDLRGKALLATASTLGLSILNSGRPTFVRRGIQTSSIDLALVSERCSYFWQRAPDTAGSDHFPITLSPTSHSRGVVRVCVVVRWSLFRDLCDEWSRDADFFAHIADSARRASTSVVVPAGTPCPDIKLLNIRAARRRAQRRAIRTSAASDWTIYNRLDAVCRRHARQLRRRSWARLCASLADPQNQHRGWRIMRSMVNPRTPRWPVLGIAVARGITEMALAELLADSFAAANASTAPGVPAAALRALYTAVFVGGGDRAHTARAIDSLCSDDFTFHEQQRVLHRRRRRTAPGADGITHQMLRNLDDAQRQHLLDAYNAVFREGSLPESWRSAVVVPVLKRGKPSRELASYRPVSLTSVPGKTMEAMALHRLQWIAQARDALPPEQCGFRAQRSTADCLAIVVGTLEQARRAGEAAFLLLLDVRSAFDTLPHESVICAVRALGVAGNLLAYVQAFLADRKFAVRVGRATSSPRPVTTGVPQGSVLSPFLFNLTLAPIIECIPKAGRFPVRAVVYADDVALYVRGPTSAITEMRRGLQEALDSVAGFLRAIGLELSATKSEAIMVHPRAAARRHTGRVLIDGVPLSWEPTVSYLGLTIDHRLTWVAEVKRLRAASLRVERAVRRLLARGQGCAPSFAVRVYGAMALSRVFYALPLCDVRDSLWRAVDRDHRRVLRVCHGLPRVSRVAETLAETGAWPPSLTADLRALGHIERLSRAPGTSPILSLIRDLPASRVGKMLQLFTNIVADPPAPPPDWPPPSLAVPLDVCLELPGVRSKQRTPLCAIVQEAAARIEDDLAGRAHLYTDGSVLEDGSAAAACFAPSLAIESQCRLPCRATSTTAELVGLHLAADALEQSPHIARAAILTDSRPALQQLLLEERAPLLAQRVACRFHALQQRGLDLRLQWVPSHVGVAGNEAVDELARRAHVVNTPITRRVSSFDAARHSIRRELALRHPDDRVARGRPPRHLPEAGFTRRERAFLLALRTGSVWPAERRHRLQGAPSPLCRDCGATETLEHLLCECPTFSNARAALAKVYRTHKLPCATVDNLLHPSGCISSQKRLFRAILVFAEDIALADRLSPEGRETVLYRPLARKAHFLAASRDAIAAFLAGVSGTHRVRPNLRRNVVAVDALPGTDLSALLAVRVICDVPVKAKALIADSCTGTLFNVDPAIDGPSILEGIESRVPVLAVTRSGDVATLRFAGRDVPEEVHLFKQRRSVRPQLPRPLQCGRCGLFGHATATCSRDPRCLQCAGSHATTACTSKRTRCINCRGPHESTEPRCPNWQLERRVASILARTVPRITRKQALVLARSNAPAERNQQPATTTTAQRAPEPRSSPLVQPGRSFRDVLAGNTAPQPAAESSSAQPRSTTTPDARDLVITTLASALRALLESVPADSPARHIMASTPVGQRPRIVQWNVRSMRRRHPELADGALSDGCDVLALQETHVRPGELSLPGFVSYHSAAGCEQASCTAIPCTDSTHPAGRSRASLYVRAGLPQAVVSVDDLPCTGVECVAVTVRIGTTDTCVASVYACCGGRWDKEMVVRLSQRVRGDLVMCGDFNSHNTAWGSSHTDSSGRDLLDAIQQAGLLIANTGVITFARRGCEGSVLDLSLVSERCHYIWRRSPDMRGSDHYPIHLEPRRAAHLPTRAYNVVNWPRFRELCATVPVSECSGFFQHIAQCARAASTRCVVPAGTPVPDIKQLNLRAARRRAERLALRSGQREHWTVYNRLDAVCRRHAKQRRNASWSSLCSSLERASVRSSPWRILGAILRPRLPRCPALSIAVARGITNGQLAELLAETFCPPPTVRPPAPHVLQPQPHPRRELHAPERYFPSAGILEDIRALCEADFTIGELRTVLTSRKRRSAPGSDGVTYQMLRNLDGDQLLLLLDAYNHVWRTGSIPVEWNEAVVVPLLKAGKAASNPASYRPVSLTSAAGKVLEAMALRRLEWITAALDTFAAEQSGFRRLRATADCLADVIATLETAKRRGEAGYLVLLDVESAFDRLPHATIMDALDALGVCGRMRGYIAAFLGGRTMRVRVGGALSRPRAVVTGVPQGSVLSPFLFNLALARIPDYIPQFPAHEVRVAVYADDIALFAIGPTSVGYAVRACVQRALDGVDAYISGIGLTLSAAKTKALIVHPKYDGQYRTPRFTLHGVLLPWEKRVRYLGLVIDRRLNWCAAVAALRKGAAQVAGAARSLLARGQGCSPSLALRLYNSVASARILYALPLADLQPTQWKVMDADHRAVIRQFLCLPRSSQSGATLAEAGETPISLRAEGRALNHVERLHRSRHGQQLISRLHSLPSSGMGRRAAQFASLVRGGATCAWLAPPPHRERRLLVRTTIPGVRGKRNTALCALQQETAAAISEQLAGRVLVFTDGSVLRDGAAAAACVAPEIPAHSQCRVLNAVSSTHAELAAIDLAAELIYQRRIPAAAILTDSRAALHMLSRADQGPPLIQRLLHKMRGVCEQGCDLVLQWVPAHIGIHGNEEADRLAKAAHTAPVPRSLVVSPFDVARHTVAGMLRARHPDARVASGKPPKLLPRTGLHRRDRALLLRLRIGCHRTAARTHRIQGTGSPLCLKCADVEDLEHVLLRCPAYSAQRDALTSAYRRLGLPCDNTEALLFPVAHSSLTGRAFVALLEFLDGADLYERL; encoded by the exons ATGGCAGTTAGAGCTCAGGGTGTTCCTCGGCCGCGCATTTTGCAGTGGAACTGCAATTCCCTGCGCTGCCGGCACTCGGAGCTCGTCGAGCATCTTCCTCTGTGCGACTACGATGTCCTCGCCTTCCAGGAGACGTATGTGCGTGCAGAGGAGGTCTCGCTGCCTGGTTACGTTGGCTACAGCAGTGCCAGTGAGTGCGCTTTCGCACACTGTACTTCTGCGCCTTGCCACGACAGCGCCCATCCACAGACGCGCCCCCGTGTTGCGCTGTACATCCGCGCCACCCTCCCGCACGTCCTCATCGACACAAGCCATCTGTGCAGTGCTGTGGTAGAGTGCGTGGCCGCTACCGTGCGCGTCTGCGGCGCCGACACCTCTGTGGCATCTGTCTACATGCGCCCAGGTGGCGGTCGCAGCGGCCGCCCGCAGAACGATTTCACCTACCTCACGCGCCTCATTCCCTCGCTTTCGGCAGACTGTGTCGtctgtggggactttaacgctcacCACCGTAGCTGGGGAGGTGGTCACAGTGATCTCCGAGGTAAAGCGCTCCTTGCCACCGCGTCAACGCTGGGCCTGTCCATCCTAAACAGCGGGAGGCCCACGTTTGTGCGCCGCGGCATACAAACCTCGTCGATCGATCTGGCACTTGTCTCGGAGCGCTGCTCATATTTCTGGCAACGCGCACCGGACACTGCCGGATCGGATCACTTTCCTATCACCCTATCGCCCACCTCCCACAGCCGCGGAGTTGTTCGCGTGTGCGTTGTGGTTAGGTGGTCGCTTTTCCGCGATTTGTGTGACGAGTGGTCGCGCGACGCCGATTTTTTCGCGCACATAGCGGACTCAGCTAGGCGCGCGTCGACGAGTGTTGTTGTGCCGGCCGGCACTCCCTGCCCGGACATAAAGTTGTTGAACATTCGCGCCGCCCGCCGCCGTGCCCAGCGCCGCGCCATCCGCACGAGTGCCGCGTCTGACTGGACCATATATAACAGACTGGACGCTGTGTGCCGACGGCATGCCAGGCAGCTGCGCCGCCGCAGCTGGGCTAGACTTTGCGCGTCGCTTGCTGACCCACAGAACCAACACCGTGGCTGGCGCATCATGCGCTCTATGGTGAATCCGAGGACCCCACGATGGCCAGTTCTCGGCATCGCTGTTGCCCGCGGCATCACCGAGATGGCGCTCGCCGAACTGCTAGCAGACTCCTTCGCTGCCGCCAACGCCTCAACAGCACCCGGCGTCCCTGCGGCTGCATTGCGGGCGCTCTATACGGCTGTGTTCGTGGGAGGGGGAGATCGCGCGCATACCGCGCGGGCGATTGACAGCCTGTGCAGCGACGACTTCACCTTCCACGAGCAGCAGCGCGTCCTGCACCGCAGGCGACGCCGCACCGcccccggagcagacggcatcaCACACCAGATGCTTCGCAACCTCGACGACGCCCAGCGGCAGCACCTCCTAGACGCCTACAATGCCGTCTTCCGTGAGGGCTCCCTGCCGGAGTCGTGGCGCTCTGCTGTCGTGGTGCCGGTGCTGAAGCGCGGAAAACCCTCACGCGAGCTCGCCTCATACAGGCCGGTCTCACTCACATCTGTGCCGGGAAAGACCATGGAGGCGATGGCACTACACCGACTCCAGTGGATTGCGCAAGCCCGCGACGCCCTCCCGCCAGAACAGTGCGGTTTCCGAGCACAGCGCTCCACTGCAGACTGCCTCGCTATTGTGGTCGGCACGCTGGAACAAGCCAGGCGCGCCGGAGAGGCCgcgttcctcctcctcctcgatgtACGCAGCGCTTTCGACACTCTCCCGCACGAATCTGTCATCTGTGCTGTGCGTGCGCTCGGTGTTGCGGGCAACCTGCTTGCCTACGTCCAGGCTTTCCTGGCCGACAGGAAGTTCGCCGTCCGCGTCGGCAGGGCCACCAGCTCGCCTCGGCCAGTGACCACCGGTGTGCCTCAGGGTAGTGTGTTGAGCCCATTTCTGTTTAACCTCACCCTCGCTCCCATCATCGAGTGCATACCGAAAGCTGGCCGATTCCCTGTGCGTGCTGttgtgtacgcggacgacgtcgcACTCTACGTCCGGGGGCCGACGTCCGCCATCACCGAGATGCGACGCGGACTACAGGAAGCTTTGGATTCGGTCGCTGGCTTCCTCCGTGCCATCGGCCTAGAGCTATCAGCGACCAAGAGTGAGGCGATAATGGTGCACCCTCGCGCTGCCGCACGCCGCCACACCGGCCGTGTGCTCATCGATGGTGTGCCACTAAGCTGGGAACCGACGGTGTCCTACCTCGGTCTAACCATCGACCATCGCCTCACCTGGGTCGCGGAAGTGAAACGCCTACGCGCCGCCTCTCTCCGTGTGGAACGTGCGGTTCGCCGCCTCCTCGCGCGCGGGCAAGGCTGCGCCCCTTCCTTCGCCGTCCGTGTTTATGGAGCGATGGCGCTATCGCGGGTGTTCTACGCTCTGCCGCTCTGTGATGTGCGCGACTCCCTGTGGCGCGCCGTTGACCGCGACCATCGCAGGGTGCTTCGTGTGTGCCACGGCCTTCCCCGCGTGTCGAGAGTGGCAGAAACGCTCGCCGAAACTGGCGCCTGGCCCCCCTCACTGACGGCCGATCTCCGCGCGCTCGGCCACATCGAGCGCCTCTCTAGAGCCCCCGGCACGAGCCCCATCCTGTCGCTCATACGGGATCTCCCTGCGTCACGAGTGGGCAAGATGCTCCAGCTGTTCACGAACATTGTGGCTGATCCGCCGGCTCCACCACCAGACTGGCCGCCACCGAGTCTCGCCGTGCCCCTGGACGTGTGTCTCGAACTGCCAGGCGTCCGCTCCAAGCAACGCACGCCTCTCTGCGCCATCGTGCAGGAGGCTGCAGCGAGGATAGAGGACGACCTGGCAGGGAGAGCGCACCTGTACACGGATGGCTCGGTACTCGAGGACGGCTCTGCGGCTGCTGCTTGCTTCGCCCCGAGCCTCGCCATCGAGTCCCAGTGCCGCCTGCCCTGCCGAGCCACCTCCACCACCGCTGAGCTCGTGGGATTACACCTGGCTGCGGACGCGCTCGAGCAATCGCCGCACATCGCTCGCGCGGCGATCCTAACAGACTCGAGGCCCGCACTGCAGCAGCTTCTCCTCGAGGAGCGCGCCCCACTGCTCGCCCAGCGTGTTGCCTGCAGATTCCATGCCTTGCAGCAGCGGGGACTGGATCTGCGGCTGCAGTGGGTGCCATCAcacgttggcgtcgccgggaATGAGGCCGTCGACGAGCTTGCGCGACGCGCACACGTTGTCAACACGCCGATCACACGGCGGGTCAGCTCGTTCGACGCCGCGCGCCACAGCATCCGCCGAGAGCTCGCCCTACGCCACCCCGACGACCGGGTTGCGCGGGGACGCCCGCCACGCCATCTCCCGGAGGCCGGCTTCACTAGAcgcgagcgcgccttcctcctcgccctgcGGACCGGTTCCGTCTGGCCCGCCGAGAGGAGGCATCGCCTCCAAGGAGCCCCCTCCCCTCTCTGCCGGGACTGCGGCGCGACCGAAACGTTGGAACATTTACTGTGTGAGTGTCCGACTTtttcgaacgcgcgcgcggcccTCGCAAAAGTCTACCGTACGCACAAACTTCCCTGTGCCACGGTGGACAATCTGCTGCACCCCTCTGGCTGCATCTCGAGCCAGAAGCGCCTCTTCCGAGCGATTCtggtgttcgccgaggacatcgccCTGGCCGATCGCCTCT CCCCTGAAGGACGGGAAACCGTTCTGTACAGACCGCTCGCGAGGAAGGCACATTTCCTTGCGGCATCACGCGATGCAATTGCCGCATTCCTGGCCGGCGTTTCGGGGACGCATCGAGTCCGTCCGAACctgcgacggaacgtcgtggCAGTCGACGCGCTGCCTGGCACGGACCTGTCTGCACTGCTCGCCGTCCGGGTGATTTGCGACGTGCCCGTCAAGGCGAAGGCACTCATCGCCGACTCTTGCACGGGCACGCTCTTCAACGTGGACCCGGCGATCGATGGGCCTTCCATCCTTGAGGGTATCGAGAGCCGGGTGCCCGTACTCGCCGTCACCCGAAGCGGCGATGTCGCAACACTACGCTTCGCAGGCAGAGACGTGCCGGAAGAGGTTCACCTCTTCAAGCAGCGCCGCAGCGTACGTCCGCAGCTGCCGCGGCCGTTGCAGTGCGGTCGATGCGGCCTCTTCGGGCACGCCACAGCGACCTGTTCTCGCGACCCGCGCTGTCTCCAATGCGCGGggtcgcacgcgacgaccgcctgTACTTCAAAGCGGACCCGATGCATCAACTGCCGAGGCCCGCACGAGTCGACAGAGCCACGCTGCCCCAACTGGCAGCTCGAGCGGCGGGTGGCGAGCATACTCGCGAGAACCGTTCCGCGCATCACGCGCAAACAAGCCCTCGTTCTCGCGAGGAGCAATGCCCCTGCCGAGCGGAATCAGCAGccggccaccaccaccacagcacaGCGCGCCCCCGAGCCACGATCATCGCCGTTGGTTCAGCCGGGCCGATCATTCCGTGACGTGCTGGCCGGCAACACAGCGCCGCAGCCAGCCGCCGAGAGCAGCTCCGCCCAACCCCGCAGCACGACGACACCCGATGCACGTGACCTCGTCATAACGACGCTCGCGTCGGCATTGCGTGCACTTTTGGAATCGGTACCTGCCGACTCCCCAGCGCGCCACAT CATGGCTAGTACACCAGTGGGGCAACGGCCGCGCATTGTTCAATGGAATGTTCGTTCGATGCGCCGCCGACATCCAGAGCTGGCGGATGGGGCTCTTTCGGACGGATGTGACGtgcttgctttgcaagaaacccacGTCCGCCCGGGAGAGCTCAGTCTGCCTGGCTTCGTCAGCTACCACAGTGCTGCTGGCTGCGAACAGGCGTCATGCACGGCCATTCCGTGTACCGATTCCACTCATCCGGCTGGGCGATCTCGCGCGTCACTTTACGTACGCGCTGGGCTCCCTCAAGCCGTGGTGAGTGTGGACGATTTGCCGTGCACGGGCGTCGAGTGCGTGGCGGTGACCGTGCGAATCGGAACAACCGACACGTGCGTCGCGAGTGTTTACGCGTGCTGCGGCGGCCGCTGGGACAAGGAGATGGTCGTCCGGCTGTCACAGCGTGTGCGCGGCGACCTCGTgatgtgcggtgacttcaactcgcacaACACTGCGTGGGGTTCGAGCCACACCGACAGCAGTGGCCGGGACCTACTTGACGCCATCCAGCAGGCGGGTCTACTGATAGCCAACACGGGTGTTATCACTTTCGCCCGTCGTGGCTGCGAGGGAAGTGTGTTGGATCTCTCGCTAGTGTCGGAACGCTGCCATTACATCTGGCGCCGCAGCCCCGACATGCGAGGGTCCGACCACTACCCCATCCACCTCGAGCCCCGCCGTGCCGCCCACCTGCCGACGCGTGCGTACAATGTTGTGAATTGGCCGCGATTCCGGGAACTGTGTGCTACAGTGCCAGTCTCGGAGTGCAGCGGGTTTTTCCAACACATCGCGCAGTGCGCGCGTGCCGCGTCGACTCGCTGTGTCGTGCCGGCCGGGACGCCCGTTCCCGACATCAAGCAGCTGAACCTCCGCGCTGCGCGTCGCAGAGCCGAGAGGCTAGCGCTGCGCTCGGGCCAGCGCGAACATTGGACTGTGTACAACCGGCTGGACGCGGTATGCCGTCGCCACGCGAAGCAGCGCCGCAACGCCAGCTGGTCCAGCCTCTGCTCGTCGCTGGAACGGGCGAGCGTGCGATCGAGCCCGTGGCGAATCCTGGGGGCGATCCTGCGGCCCCGCCTTCCACGCTGCCCCGCCCTCTCCATCGCCGTGGCGCGCGGCATCACGAACGGTCAGCTGGCCGAGCTCCTCGCTGAGACGTTCTGCCCGCCGCCCACCGTCCGTCCACCGGCGCCGCACGTGCTGCAGCCGCAACCGCACCCAAGGCGCGAGCTGCATGCCCCGGAGCGATACTTCCCAtcggccgggatcctcgaggacatcagggcgctgtgcgaggctgactttactatcggtgagcttcgcacagtgctcacatcgaggaagcgccgctcagcaccaggttccgatggcgtcacatatcagatgcttaggaacctggatggtgaccagctcctgctgctgctcgacgcctacaaccacgtctggcggaccggcagcatcccggtcgagtggaacgaggcggtggtcgtcccgctgctcaaggctggcaaggcagccagcaatcctgcctcgtaccggcccgtctcgctcacctccgctgctggcaaggtgctcgaggccatggcgctgcggcggcttgagtggatcacggcggcgctcgacacctttgcggcggagcagagcggcttCCGACGACTCCGGGCCACAGCAGACTGCCTTGCCGACGTGATCGCCACGCTGGAGACAGCGAAGCGTCGAGGCGAGGCAGGCTACCTCGTTCTCCTCGACGTCGAGAGCGCCTTCGACCGTCTGCCACACGCCACCATCATGGACGCTCTCGATGCGCTCGGAGTGTGCGGACGAATGCGCGGCTACATCGCAGCTTTCCTTGGCGGCCGGACGATGCGGGTGCGCGTTGGAGGAGCGCTCAGTCGGCCGCGTGCGGTTgtgacaggagtgccgcagggcagcgtgcttagcccattcctgttcaacctcgcgctggcacgcatccccgactacattccccagttcccggcgcacgaggttcgtgtcgcagtgtacgcggacgacatcgcgttgttcgcgatcggccccaccagcgtcggctatgcggtgcgtgcttgtgtgcagcgcgcgctggacggggtcgatgcttacatcagcggcatcggcctcaccctctcggcagccaagaccaaggcgctcatcgtgcacccaaagtacgatgggcagtaccgcacgccgcgcttcaccctccatggagtgctacttccgtgggagaagcgggttcgctaccttggccttgtcatcgaccgacggctgaactggtgtgctgcagtagctgccctgcggaaaggtgccgcgcaggtggcgggcgctgcgcgatccctgctcgctcgtggccagggctgctcgccgtctctcgcactacgcctctacaattccgtggcctcagcgcggatcttgtacgctctaccgctggcggacctgcagccaacgcaatggaaggtgatggacgcggatcaccgagccgtcatccgccagttcctgtgcctcccgcgatcttcacagagcggcgccactctcgccgaggcgggggagacacccatctctctccgtgccgaggggcgcgccctcaaccacgtggagcgcctacatcgctcgcggcacggccagcagctgatcagccggctgcactctctcccgagctccggcatgggtcgccgcgccgcccagttcgccagcctggtacggggtggcgccacgtgtgcgtggcttgctccgcccccgcatcgagagcgtcgtctgctcgtccgcacgaccatccctggcgttcgaggcaagcgcaatacagcgctctgcgccttgcaacaagagacggctgcagccatcagcgagcagctggccggccgggtgctcgtcttcaccgacggctccgtcttgcgggacggtgctgctgctgccgcgtgcgtAGCTCCTGAGATCCCCGCGCACAGTCAGTGCCGCGTTTTGAACGCGGTCTCATCTACGCACGCGGAGCTGGCGGCCATCGACTTGGCGGCCGAGCTCATATACCAGCGGCGCATCCCTGCGGCGGCCATCCTGACGGACTCCCGCGCGGCACTAcacatgctgtccagagccgaccagggacccccgctgattcagcgcctcctacacaagatgcgtggcgtttgcgagcagggatgcgacctcgttctgcagtgggtgcctgcccacatcggcatacacgggaacgagGAAGCGGACCGGCTCGCGAAGGCCGCACACACTGCGCCAGTGCCCCGGTCGCTCGTGGTGTCTCCCTTTGACGTCGCCCGCCACACCGTGGCCGGCATGCTACGAGCGAGACACCCGGACGCCCGCGTCGCCAGTGGCAAGCCGCCAAAGTTGCTGCCACGTACGGGCCTTCACCGACgagaccgggcgctgctgcttcgcctccgcatcggctgccaccgcaccgcggcaaggacacaccgcatccaaggtacggggagccctctttgcctcaagtgcgccgatgtggaggacttggagcacgtgctgttacggtgccctgcgtactctgctcagcgcgacgcgctcacgagcgcttaccgccgcctcggactgccgtgcgacaacaccgaggcgctcctgttcccggtggcgcactcgtcgttgaccggacgcgccttcgtggcgctgcttgaatttttggacggtgccgatctgtatgagcggctgtag